From the genome of Chroicocephalus ridibundus chromosome 1, bChrRid1.1, whole genome shotgun sequence, one region includes:
- the DUSP16 gene encoding dual specificity protein phosphatase 16 — MADEMIRTQLIVAEKLVALLESGTEKLLLIDSRPFVEYNTSHILDAININCSKLMKRRLQQDKVLITELIQHSAKHKIEIDCKQEVVVYDQSSKDVTSLSSECFLTVLLGKLEKNFSSVYLLSGGFAEFSSSFPGLCEGKSTLVPTCISQPCLPVSNIGPTRILPHLYLGCQRDVLNKELMQQNDIGYVLNASNTCPKPDFIPESHFLRVPVNDSFCEKILPWLDKSVDFIEKAKASNGRVLVHCLAGISRSATIAIAYIMKRMDMSLDEAYRFVKEKRPTISPNFNFLGQLLDFEKKIKNQSGQPGHISKLKLLHLEKSSEHVLVPEGGQSSLSANQLCITATSEIVEQKPMDCGSAPRGHLSPLEDGPLVQGINGLHVSLDKVEDSNRLKRSFSLDIKSVSYSASSNCVTASVQGFASSEDTLEYYKHTTALEGSSKLCQFSPVQEVSEQTPETSPDKEDANPPKKPQNTWQLDSQSKRQHLGRASSSATAQRSLLYPLHRSGSMEDNYRTNFLFGLSTSQQHLAKSAAGLGLKGWHSDILAPQTSATSLTNSWYFATESSHFYSASAIYGNSAAYSAYSCSQLPTGCDQACAVRRRPKQGDRGDSRRSWHEESSFEKQFKRRSCQMEFGESIMSDNRSREELGKVGSQSSFSGSMEIIEVS, encoded by the exons ATGGCCGATGAGATGATCAGGACTCAACTCATTGTCGCCGAGAAGTTGGTGGCTTTGCTGGAGAGTGGTACAGAAAAATTGCTGCTGATTGATAGCCGCCCCTTTGTGGAATACAATACGTCCCACATCTTGGATGCCATCAACATCAACTGCTCCAAGCTCATGAAGCGGAGGCTGCAGCAGGACAAAGTTTTGATTACAGAGCTCATTCAGCATTCAGCAAAACACAAG ATTGAAATTGATTGCAAGCAGGAAGTGGTGGTGTATGACCAAAGCTCGAAAGATGTGACCTCTCTGTCATCGGAGTGCTTTCTTACTGTGCTACTGGGCAAACTGGAGAAGAATTTCAGCTCTGTGTATCTGCTTTCAG GTGGATTTGCTGAGTTCTCCAGCTCTTTCCCCGGTCTCTGTGAAGGAAAATCCACGCTCGTCCCTACTTGCATTTCTCAACCCTGCCTACCTGTCTCCAACATTGGCCCAACCAGAATCCTGCCTCATCTCTATCTTGGGTGTCAGCGGGATGTCCTCAACAAG GAGCTGATGCAGCAGAATGATATTGGCTACGTACTAAACGCCAGCAATACTTGTCCAAAGCCTGATTTTATTCCGGAATCCCATTTCCTGAGAGTGCCTGTGAACGACAGCTTTTGTGAGAAAATTTTGCCTTGGTTGGATAAATCAGTTGATTTTATAG AAAAAGCGAAAGCATCAAATGGCCGTGTGTTAGTGCACTGTTTAGCTGGAATCTCTCGCTCTGCCACAATCGCTATCGCATATATCATGAAGAGAATGGATATGTCCTTAGATGAAGCTTACAG atttgtgaaagaaaaaaggccaaCCATTTCTCCCAACTTCAACTTTCTGGGCCAGCTTTTAGACTTTGAGAAAAAGATCAAGAACCAGAGCGGTCAGCCTGGACATATTAGTAAGCTGAAActtctgcatttggaaaaaagCAGCGAGCACGTGCTGGTCCCAGAGGGTGGGCAGAGCAGCCTCTCGGCTAACCAGCTCTGCATTACCGCTACCTCCGAGATCGTGGAACAGAAGCCGATGGACTGCGGCAGCGCACCGCGTGGGCACTTGTCCCCTCTGGAAGATGGCCCGCTGGTACAGGGCATAAACGGACTGCACGTCTCCCTAGATAAGGTGGAGGACAGCAACCGGCTGAAGCGCTCCTTTTCTTTGGATATCAAATCTGTATCCTACTCAGCGAGTAGCAACTGCGTGACTGCATCGGTTCAGGGCTTTGCCTCCTCTGAAGACACCCTGGAATACTACAAACACACGACTGCTTTAGAGGGCAGCAGCAAGCTGTGTCAGTTCTCCCCTGTCCAGGAGGTCTCGGAGCAGACCCCAGAAACCAGCCCTGATAAGGAGGACGCAAATCCTCCCAAGAAACCCCAGAACACCTGGCAGCTGGATAGCCAGAGCAAACGGCAGCACCTGGGGAGAGCCAGCAGCAGCGCCACCGCTCAGCGGTCGCTCCTGTATCCCCTCCACCGGAGTGGGAGCATGGAAGACAACTACCGAACAAACTTCTTGTTTGGTCTCTCCACCAGCCAGCAGCATTTGGCAAagtctgctgctgggctgggcctCAAAGGCTGGCACTCGGACATCTTGGCTCCCCAGACATCAGCTACGTCCCTTACCAACAGCTGGTATTTTGCAACCGAGTCCTCGCATTTCTACTCTGCCTCCGCCATCTATGGGAACAGTGCCGCTTACTCTGCCTACAGCTGTAGTCAGCTGCCCACGGGCTGTGACCAAGCCTGTGCTGTGCGCAGGAGGCCAAAGCAGGGTGATCGAGGTGACTCCAGGCGCAGCTGGCACGAGGAAAGCTCTTTTGAAAAGCAGTTTAAGCGCAGAAGCTGCCAGATGGAGTTTGGGGAGAGCATCATGTCAGACAACAGATCCAGAGAAGAACTAGGGAAAGTAGGCAGTCAGTCGAGCTTTTCGGGCAGCATGGAGATCATTGAAGTGTCTTGA